AGCTGGATTTTTAATCCAAAACTGTGCATACATATTTAGGCAACCGAAAATAATATTAGGCACTTTATATGTTAGCCTCCAAAATTTAACGAGTTAGGCTCCCGAAAATAGTCATGaccttaaaaatttttaagcaTATTTActgataaaagaaaataaaaagtctCCACATTTTTAAGAGctaatattcttaatttttgaagaaaataaattttaaaaaacattaaaattagaCAAAAATAACTTTAAGAaagttttaaaatgtttttgaaAGTGAATCAAAGTATTTGAAGTAAAATTACCACATCAAAGTACCATTCGCTTTACTATTTACTTATAGTTCAAAAACATATTAGCACTAAAAATTAGTTCAATACATTTGAAAAAACTTTATAAATGTATCAATTTAAGAAAagatttttttaagtaaaaaattatattaaaggtGTTGAAATGAAatttgattatattataataattactatttacaacaaacatataaaatatgataaatttagatttttaacaATCAAATATAACATCAATCACATTTGTCATGcactaaaaaaaaaactaaaataaataaatacatcaAGAACACAATATATTTCACATATTCAATAATTAATACTCCTAATGTTTTTAACGAAATTAAATCTTTTTTCATTCAAAGATTTAGTAAAAATACCAGCTAGTTGATaagctaaaataaataaaaacattaaGAACACAATAAATTTCACATATTCAACAATCAACACTCAAAATCATCTAACATTCCTAATTtccttttaataaaattaaatattttttcatttaaaggTCTGATAAAAGTATGAGTTAGTTAATTAATGTCAATATGATTGGTTTTAGAATGttgaatgaattttttttaatcaaattgattccacttgtattatcacatttaataggaataTAATCAAGAAATGCTTTAAAATCTCTGAATTATTACTCATTTCAAAGAATTTAACTATAATAAAGATCCACCGCTACATATTCAGTTTCAACAGTTAAAAAGTGTAATCAAATATTGTTTCTTGTTACACAAAAAAACAAGAGGTTATCTTATAAGTTGGTAAGTATccgatatattttttatcaatgacATTACTCACAAAATTAACATCCGAGTAAgagcataaattaaaaaaaaatgcctTTTTAAGCATCCACAACTCCAAATGCAATAtatcatttaaatatttatgagtACATTTAacgaattatataaaatttaattttttttctttttcatactatatcatttaaataataatattagtaaaagaattatataaaaaaattttaaagaccTAAAATGTTATTTAATCTTTaggttttttttaaataatgataattatttaatcaataattacgaagaattaataaatataaataattaaaagtataataaaaataatataatattttataattttacatttaaatatttaaaaattcgcactctttttttttttttaataatccaAACACATACACGCATAAGGGTTAGTAATATGATTACACTAATTTAATTGAAGATCCGATcaagaaaaagaattaaaaagagaaaagtgTATCTTTATTCACTAACATTTATATTGTGTATGCAATCAAATgaatataatttgataatatatattaaCGTATACAATTCATTCTAAACAAAATGAACCCATATGAAATcaaatcttttctttttcttctctcctCCTCAGGAATAATTTTCCCTAATCATTGTCCTGATTCAGACGACATTAACCTTCACAAAATCCAACCAGACCATCAAATTGTCACTGCTTGATTCACTGCCACGAATGCTCTACCAGAAATTGCAACATCCGATTCTATTACAACCTTGTTTCCTGAAATATTTCGCAGAGCATAACTAGGAAACGAGGTACCATTTACGCTCAGTGAGTACTGAACGTGATTGATAAGGTCAGGAAATAATAGAATTGGACCAAAATCAACAGTCCATGACGTTCCATTCCCTTGAACAGACTCCTTAGCAATAGTTGTTCTTATGTTCATCCCTTGAACACTGTTCCTATCCACCACAACTTGATCAATGTTCTTGAAACGACCATTTGATTGCTCCAGCTGAACAATGTCGATCCCCTTGTCGGACCCAGAAAACATGTTATCAACAATGGTGATCCCCTTGGCAACCCCATTGATCGATTTCAGGACGATGTATGCATCTCCCAGGAAAAAACTGTTAGTGATTGTGAGCTGGTTAGGATCTTCAGCAACAATTCCAGTGTAGTCTAAATAACAATTCAAAATCCTTGTCTGGGTTAGATTCGGCAGCTTCAGGTAAATTCCTGTGCCTCCGAAACCTGTGGCCTTATTGTAACAGTGAACTCCTGAAATTGTATTACCCTGACCTGAAATCATTATTCCAATAGCAGCTGAAAAGATTACGACATCTGTCACTGCGTTGTCGTTTCCCATGAGGTTTATTGCAGTGCCTGAAAAGTTTCTCTCGCCTGGATCGGCGCCGGCGGTAATATGCTGGCCGAGAAATGAGTTTCGGATGTAGGTTTCATGGCCTTGTTGAACTAAAATTCCGTTAGTGTTGAAATGGGTAATGTAACAGTTGTCTATGCTAGTCCTGAGTGAGTTTATAACTGAAATGCCTCCGCCCCTGAAATTGCAATCTAGCATCAAGTCTTTGAGAGTTGTGTACTCATAGTTATAGGAGGCGGAGGAGGCGACGGCGGAGGAGGGTGGTGACAGATCAATGAGATACCCATCTGTTGGAAAATCATCTGAAGCTAATAATGTACCTCCACTAATCTGTTCAATCATAAGTCAAAAGGAAAATTGGAATTAAGGAATGATAAGTCTGTGAATGTTTAGAAAAAGAGAGCAATGAAAAGTCTCGGGATTGGTCCAACAAATTAATTGGTACTGCTACAAGTCCATGTTAGATGAATATGGTTGAAAAAGAATGGGATGTGGTTGGTAAGCGT
The genomic region above belongs to Manihot esculenta cultivar AM560-2 chromosome 3, M.esculenta_v8, whole genome shotgun sequence and contains:
- the LOC110611158 gene encoding polygalacturonase QRT3 — translated: MGQNMQRNALVLFLQFCVLIIFLTHVNGETSPFDHHFHDQMRKMQAFKSSIIRRELASSPSPSPSPSYYSSPAPSPQGVDVHAPRVFEATSFGADPSGKSDSTAALEKAIAAAFFQGPKERFLMDGITNLGGAQIHLQGGIYKISQPLRLPAGGAGNLMISGGTLLASDDFPTDGYLIDLSPPSSAVASSASYNYEYTTLKDLMLDCNFRGGGISVINSLRTSIDNCYITHFNTNGILVQQGHETYIRNSFLGQHITAGADPGERNFSGTAINLMGNDNAVTDVVIFSAAIGIMISGQGNTISGVHCYNKATGFGGTGIYLKLPNLTQTRILNCYLDYTGIVAEDPNQLTITNSFFLGDAYIVLKSINGVAKGITIVDNMFSGSDKGIDIVQLEQSNGRFKNIDQVVVDRNSVQGMNIRTTIAKESVQGNGTSWTVDFGPILLFPDLINHVQYSLSVNGTSFPSYALRNISGNKVVIESDVAISGRAFVAVNQAVTI